A single genomic interval of Blastopirellula marina harbors:
- a CDS encoding chemotaxis response regulator protein-glutamate methylesterase, with product MFQRTTRVLVVDDSPLIRALISDLLEEESDIEVVGTAADGMEAVRLARSLKPDVITLDVQMPKMDGLQTLEKILEEQPIPVIMVSATTQLGGQITLEALDRGALDYIAKPEGLKEAETTLRTELCRKIRSAASTDVKRVLSMRRERAEKRRQRQEQSTVTREKKSTTSTAPIPEVPISDKCIALGISTGGPPALASIFEVLPAGLPPIVIVQHMPANFTKAFASRLNSISKVNVKEAETGDVIKPGHAYLAPGGLHLEVRRNGRDGGKLQVREGDPVSGHRPSVDVMMNSVAGIYGNRVLGIVMTGMGRDGSDGCKAIRAAGGFVLGQDEASSDVYGMNKVAFQEGNVDRQFSLDEAATTIATQVRRLWGAACIA from the coding sequence ATGTTTCAACGAACTACTCGCGTTCTTGTTGTCGACGACTCACCGCTTATCCGCGCGCTGATTTCTGATCTCTTAGAAGAAGAGTCGGATATCGAGGTTGTCGGTACGGCCGCCGATGGAATGGAAGCTGTCCGCTTAGCGCGCAGCCTGAAACCGGATGTCATCACGCTGGACGTCCAGATGCCCAAAATGGATGGCCTTCAAACCTTGGAGAAGATTCTCGAGGAACAGCCAATTCCAGTCATCATGGTCAGTGCCACGACCCAGTTGGGTGGCCAAATCACGCTGGAAGCACTCGATCGCGGGGCACTCGATTACATTGCCAAGCCCGAAGGCTTGAAAGAAGCGGAAACAACACTTCGCACCGAACTTTGTCGAAAGATCCGCTCGGCTGCTTCAACCGATGTCAAACGCGTTCTTTCGATGCGTCGCGAACGGGCTGAAAAACGCCGCCAGCGACAAGAACAGTCAACCGTTACCCGCGAAAAGAAATCAACGACCTCGACGGCCCCCATCCCAGAAGTGCCGATCTCGGACAAATGCATCGCGTTAGGCATTTCGACAGGTGGCCCGCCAGCGTTGGCCTCGATTTTCGAGGTTCTGCCGGCCGGCCTACCGCCGATTGTTATCGTGCAGCACATGCCGGCGAATTTCACTAAGGCGTTTGCCTCGCGGCTCAACTCGATTTCGAAGGTGAACGTCAAGGAAGCGGAAACTGGTGACGTGATCAAACCGGGACATGCATACCTCGCCCCAGGCGGTCTGCACTTGGAAGTGCGACGCAACGGACGCGATGGCGGCAAACTGCAAGTTCGGGAAGGCGATCCGGTCAGTGGGCATCGTCCTTCCGTCGACGTGATGATGAATTCGGTCGCGGGCATCTACGGAAATCGAGTCTTAGGCATCGTGATGACTGGCATGGGCCGCGATGGTTCGGATGGCTGTAAAGCGATTCGTGCCGCTGGCGGATTCGTGTTAGGCCAAGACGAAGCCAGTTCCGACGTCTACGGCATGAACAAGGTTGCCTTCCAAGAAGGGAACGTCGATCGACAATTCTCGCTCGACGAAGCCGCAACAACGATCGCCACGCAAGTTCGTCGCCTTTGGGGCGCGGCCTGCATCGCCTAG
- the thiO gene encoding glycine oxidase ThiO, with product MSRDVSTADFLIVGGGVIGLSLAYELARQGQRVTLLDKGEIGREASWAGAGLLPPANQQHAWEPIEQLRGLSHRLFPEWSGQLFEETGIDNEFEITGGLYLARDPGEAASLRMACLQYEEEGVEVVRLDLSEVAQQFPHVRVSDEIREACFLPGEAVVRNPRHLQSLAAGCRQRGVEIFARTEVTRWNFDGDRLISVETASGRIAPQAVCLATGAWSQVLADHVLDQGHFSGRMQRPEIEPIRGQLVLLDAGQRFFMAPINEGIRYIVPRRDGHVLVGATVEEAGFDKSTTPEAVEDLANFARHWVPELAEAKLVRAWAGLRPASVDRIPYLGKLPHLANVFLAAGHYRSGLHLSPATAVVMAQLMCGRTPEIDLEPFRVNRA from the coding sequence TTGTCTCGCGATGTTTCGACCGCTGACTTTTTGATTGTCGGCGGCGGTGTAATTGGATTGTCTCTTGCCTACGAACTTGCCCGTCAGGGACAACGCGTGACGCTGCTGGATAAGGGGGAGATTGGTCGTGAAGCATCCTGGGCGGGGGCAGGACTGTTGCCCCCTGCGAATCAGCAACACGCTTGGGAGCCAATCGAGCAGCTACGCGGACTGAGTCATCGCCTCTTTCCAGAATGGTCGGGGCAGCTATTTGAAGAGACCGGCATCGACAACGAATTCGAGATCACCGGCGGCCTGTACTTGGCTAGAGATCCCGGTGAGGCAGCTTCGCTGCGGATGGCTTGCTTGCAGTACGAGGAGGAAGGCGTCGAGGTCGTCCGACTCGATCTGTCAGAGGTTGCTCAACAGTTTCCCCATGTTCGAGTAAGCGATGAAATCCGCGAAGCTTGTTTCTTGCCAGGTGAGGCGGTTGTCCGGAACCCGAGACATCTCCAATCTTTAGCCGCCGGCTGCCGTCAGCGAGGCGTCGAGATCTTCGCCCGAACTGAGGTTACGCGATGGAATTTCGATGGCGATCGCTTGATCTCTGTGGAGACAGCCTCCGGAAGAATTGCCCCACAAGCGGTCTGCCTGGCGACGGGGGCGTGGTCGCAAGTCTTAGCAGATCATGTTCTTGACCAGGGGCATTTCAGCGGGCGAATGCAGCGTCCCGAGATCGAGCCAATTAGGGGCCAGTTGGTGCTGCTTGATGCGGGCCAACGTTTCTTCATGGCGCCGATTAACGAGGGGATTCGCTACATCGTGCCTCGCAGAGACGGTCACGTTTTGGTCGGAGCAACGGTCGAGGAAGCTGGTTTCGATAAGTCCACCACGCCGGAGGCGGTCGAAGACCTTGCGAATTTCGCCAGGCACTGGGTTCCTGAATTGGCAGAAGCCAAGCTGGTCCGCGCGTGGGCTGGATTACGTCCCGCAAGTGTCGACCGAATTCCCTATCTCGGCAAGCTGCCCCATCTAGCAAATGTGTTCCTGGCGGCGGGCCACTATCGCAGTGGGCTTCATCTTTCCCCTGCGACAGCCGTGGTCATGGCGCAACTGATGTGTGGAAGAACGCCGGAGATCGACTTGGAGCCGTTCCGTGTCAACCGAGCTTGA
- a CDS encoding glutaredoxin family protein, protein MNSDNTSKYKANVIIYTRAGCTCCDKAAKVVREYVSEVTFVDIDQDPELRQKFDTTVPVVEINGKIRFRGKVEPMLLKRVLTAEVEKGTAVQTL, encoded by the coding sequence ATGAACAGCGACAATACATCAAAGTACAAGGCCAACGTCATTATCTATACACGGGCAGGTTGCACTTGTTGTGACAAAGCCGCCAAAGTCGTCCGGGAATATGTATCGGAAGTCACGTTTGTTGACATCGACCAAGATCCGGAACTGCGGCAGAAGTTTGATACGACCGTCCCGGTTGTTGAGATAAACGGGAAAATCCGTTTCCGAGGCAAAGTCGAGCCAATGCTGCTGAAGCGGGTGCTAACCGCGGAAGTCGAAAAAGGTACCGCGGTTCAAACCTTATAA
- a CDS encoding serine/threonine-protein kinase, whose translation MAEPVLKQAVKQLRAENDGQIPSDIEKLEAFFVQQDLLTTWHCEKLRNGKYKGFFLSKYRLLKHLGTGGMSSVYLGEHIVMNRKVAIKVLPRSRVNDPAYLARFHLEAQTAALLDHPNIVRAFDIDNEESTHYIVMEYVPGKDLRQIVREHGAVPFEAAADYIAQAADGLQHAHDTDIVHRDIKPANLLLDERGIIKILDMGLARLKSDLNSASSTAGKENILGTADYLAPEQADNHHHVDHRVDIYGLGCSLYFLLTGHPPFPEGSMAQRVAKHRSVMPEEIRKSRPNCPIELQRICEKMIAKNPNDRFAEAKEVAAELRSWLESRGKEPTVADEEPGSAILSAAAQKVSNRIRSSGPSHNRVRVPGAGSSISSYDLQVRERRESSSSKFDPAQEDTIANRANDTAQQLNASSHELRRGNSNNTSSSSLFDSQELDDTSFDVDEALPEMEPVPSDSAAVLLESEAVHLPTANAGKIPLLPAKPTSSRRLPAITKSLRNLPTLVWVVAAAIALLVVVLTVSNF comes from the coding sequence GTGGCTGAACCTGTCTTAAAGCAGGCTGTGAAACAACTGCGCGCTGAGAATGATGGGCAAATTCCTTCCGACATTGAAAAGCTGGAAGCATTTTTCGTCCAGCAAGATCTACTCACCACCTGGCACTGCGAGAAGCTTAGAAACGGCAAGTACAAAGGCTTCTTTCTCTCCAAGTATCGTCTTCTGAAGCACTTAGGTACCGGAGGCATGAGCAGTGTTTACCTTGGTGAGCACATCGTGATGAACCGCAAGGTGGCCATCAAGGTCTTACCGCGAAGTCGCGTAAACGATCCAGCATACTTGGCCCGTTTTCATCTGGAAGCACAGACGGCGGCCCTACTCGATCACCCCAACATCGTGCGTGCGTTCGATATCGATAACGAAGAAAGCACGCACTATATCGTCATGGAGTACGTGCCAGGAAAAGACTTGCGACAAATCGTTCGGGAGCATGGAGCGGTCCCTTTCGAAGCAGCCGCCGACTACATCGCCCAAGCGGCTGATGGATTGCAACATGCCCACGATACCGACATCGTGCACCGCGATATCAAACCAGCTAATCTGTTGCTCGATGAACGCGGGATCATCAAAATCCTCGATATGGGTCTCGCTCGCCTGAAGTCGGATTTGAATTCGGCGAGCTCAACCGCAGGCAAAGAAAACATTCTGGGAACTGCCGACTACTTGGCCCCAGAGCAGGCCGACAATCACCACCACGTTGATCACCGTGTCGATATATATGGTCTTGGTTGCTCTCTATACTTTCTGCTGACAGGACATCCCCCCTTCCCTGAGGGCAGCATGGCTCAGCGCGTCGCGAAGCACCGCAGCGTCATGCCAGAGGAAATCCGCAAGTCACGCCCCAACTGCCCGATCGAATTGCAGCGTATTTGCGAAAAGATGATTGCTAAGAATCCAAACGATCGTTTCGCAGAGGCGAAAGAAGTCGCCGCCGAATTACGAAGTTGGCTTGAATCCCGTGGAAAAGAGCCAACCGTGGCCGACGAGGAGCCAGGCTCCGCCATCCTTTCAGCTGCCGCCCAGAAGGTTTCCAATCGTATCCGCTCATCCGGCCCATCGCATAATCGAGTAAGAGTTCCTGGCGCTGGCTCATCTATCAGTTCGTATGACTTACAGGTTCGCGAACGTCGAGAATCTTCTTCCAGCAAATTCGATCCGGCCCAGGAAGATACGATTGCCAACCGAGCCAACGATACGGCCCAACAGCTAAATGCCTCGTCGCATGAACTTCGCCGAGGGAATTCGAACAATACTTCGAGTTCATCTCTATTCGATTCTCAAGAACTCGACGACACCTCGTTCGATGTTGATGAAGCATTACCAGAAATGGAGCCAGTACCTTCCGATTCGGCAGCCGTATTACTGGAATCAGAAGCAGTGCACCTACCGACGGCCAATGCGGGGAAGATTCCACTGTTGCCCGCCAAGCCGACCTCAAGTCGGCGACTCCCTGCGATCACGAAGTCACTTCGAAATCTACCCACGCTTGTCTGGGTTGTTGCCGCGGCGATCGCTTTGCTCGTCGTGGTTCTCACCGTGAGCAACTTCTAA